CATGTGAGATCTCGGTTTCAGACTCCACAGCACCCCAACTAATGAGCTGTTACCCTTAGCTAAAGACAATGGAGGCTTTACATCTAAGACTAGGGCAGGCAACTTTGAAGTTGACATAACACAGACATTCTGCTTCTGAAAGGCAAGAAGTCACTATGCCCTCTTTGAGGAAGATGACAGTTGTATTTTGATGCCTTAGAAACAGGTCTAGAGCCATATCCACACTTCAGTTCTTGAAGACCTCTTTTCACTGATGGCTAGTTCTTCCTCACCATAGGCTCCAGAAAGGTTTGATGCTCCCCTGTTGTGACTCCTGAAGGCACACACACCTTCCAGGTACTTCTGAGGTCAGCCTTTCCTCTAGCTACAGGTGCAATACTGGGAGGATGGTGATGGTGGGGCAGGTGTTGGGGACACAAGCTCTCAACAGCCATCTCTGAGCTAGACATGGCAATTTGTTATGATGTGTGGAAGAAATTTCGTGGCTAAGGCATTGCGATTTGTGGAAAGAAGAGATGaggacaaggagagagaaaaggaaaaggaaggacagTGAAAGAAACAGCAGAACAGTGCAAATTGTGCTGGATGTGAAATCTCACAGTACACACGTGTATATGTGAGGGATTATCCAGTAATCCACAGTGGCACACCCTGTGCCAGGAAACCACTGGTCAAGTTTACAAACATGGCCAGAGAATATCACCTGACAACTCTTAACTCAGCTTAGAGAAGTTCTACCTGTGTGTGAGGGACTGAGTTAGTTTATGCACAGGGTGGAGTCTCAGAGCTAATGGAGATATCATCTTTATTGAGCTGCATTACAGAGAACAGTTAATCACCAGAACCTTGAGTATCCTTAAGGTCCTCTCAGAGATATGCTATGACAGGGTGGGGACAGTCTGGAGATACATTGGAGGCATGCTGGCACAGGCTGGAGACAGGTTGGGATGGGATGGGGCAGTTGGGTACAAGTTGGGACAGGCTGGAGACAGGATGGAACAGGCTGAGGACAGGCTGGTGTCAGGATCATACAGGCTGGACACAGGCTGAGTTAGACTAGGGGCAAGTCTGGAGACaggtttttctttcattcagGAGGTAACAGAAAAGCTCTGACTTGAAGAATCTGACTCAGGCTGACAGCTTTTCAGCTATGTTCCCTTATGACTGCATTAACCCAGGGCACATATCCAGAGGTTCTGGTGAAGACTGCAGGGGGTTTTGCATCATTACGTCCATATGATACAATACCATGGGCCACCCCAGCACAGACTAGAGGTCCCCCGGAGTCTCCCTGTAGGTTACAAAAAGAGCAGAGAATGAGAACAGATCACTTTTCCCAACTACAGACCCCTCACCATAGCTAAACCCAGAGTGAAGTAAGGAGTTCTGGCTCCCTGTGAGCCATGAGTTAGGGCTTGAAATTTTTCTACTGTCTTGACACATTGTTTAGGTTGTCTCCCCCTCACTCCCTTCTATTGCATTCTAGAGCCCTGAGGGAAAATTACAGAAAGGGCTTGGATGGGGTATGAGAACTAGAGGGAAAACTGCATTTCCCAGAAGACTAGCAGCCAAAGAACACAGGTGTAGGTCAAGGCAGTAAAGAGATGATTGACCCACTCCCTTCTCTGACATTGTCTCCTGATGTGGGGAGACAAAATATGTTGGTACTCACCTGAAACACTGATTGTATGTTTCCTGGACGGCCCACACAGACCTGGAAGTCATCTCTGTAATTCAAGTAGTGCTTACAAGCCTCTTTTTCCATGATTCTTAGTGTCACCTCCCTGAGTTTGTCTGACAATGGATCATTCACTCCAGTTTTGCCCCATCCAGCTGCCAGGCACATATGTCCAGGTTTAATAGAATCGTGTGGACTAGGCAGGAGAATTTTAGCCACAGCAGGAGTGATCTTAGCTTTTCTTTGAAGctgtgaggaggaaggagagaagacatGGTAACCCAGAGGAGGAGGATGTCTTTGGCATGGGTTCTTTCCCATTGTGGTGGTAAAGACAAGGAATTCGGGGTAGGTTCTGAGGAAATGGGTTGAACAAGAGAAAATTCAAAGGCCTGagccaaaaaaaaagagttaaagaaGGAGATTTAAAAGGGCAGGAAAAATAATGGCACCTTCAGCAACATGATGTCATGCAGGTGGGGGTAGACGTTGTAATTTGGGTGAATGATTTGTTTTTCAACTTTTATCTTCTGCTGTGTGGATTCTGTCTTGCTCACATCATGAGCCCCAAGAGTGACAATAATTTCTctgttgaaagagaaaaagaggcagtAAAAGTGCTGATATCAAAAGAAGGACTCATTTCAAGCAGAGGGACACCAGGTCTTCTCTGTCCCACAGAAGAGAGACCCCAATTGTAGTTGAGATGAAGTTTCAGGACCACAGACTTCCCAGAAGCTATGAGCTCAGGAAAACACAGTGCTGAGAACTGGCTCTGCCTTCTCATATTTGGACTGAACCCATGGCTTTGAATGAGGTAGACAGGCACTCAATGAAGTTCCACACCAGCCATAACTAAGTGCCCCTGTGACAAAAGGAAAGTAGCCCTTTGTCCTCCCAGAGCCCTGCTTAAAGCTCTGTCCTTTGAAAATGGAGATAACAAAGAAAATTGTGCGATGAATGGCTTTGCATTCCCTTTGTCTTCACATTATAAGTAAGAGTCCATCTGGAGGTGAGCAGGGATAGGACCTTTCCTCAGGCCCCTGCCCCTCTGTGACTCTGGTTCATGCATTTCTTCATACAAAGAGAGTCACCTACCTGCCTTTACAGTGCGCAGCCGTCATCACAAATTCTTCACTTATGAGAAACCCACCACAGTTGATAGTGGTAACTCTGTCAATGACGATCTCCAGATGGGCCAGGTAAGGGCGGGAGTGTGGTATTGACTCCATACCACCAATAATCTCCTCTGAAACAAAGAACGCAGTGTCGCTGGTCACATATTTGCAGGACACCCCAAAGCAGTGGTAGGAGATGAAATGGGGCTAAAGCTGAGTGActtttccccatcccaccccacctcgcATGGGGTCAGGACCTTCCAAGCATCCTCTGATCTTTCCTCCCTGTGGTtcttttctctccagccctccctatCCACCATCGTCCTACATTTCAGAACACAGTGGTCAACCATGTTTCTGATGCCAGTTCATTTAGATAGTTCTTCACCTACATCCTTTCTTCCTCAACACTGATGGAAGGACAGCGAAGAGCTGCCTATCAGAACAACATGTATTTTGATGAAACAATGTGAAAGGAAATTAATTATTCATCCCTACTTGACTGAAGAGAATTTCTGGATGACACAAGGAAGATCATGCTTATCAAAGGATATGAAGGAACAGACCAAActcaccagctccagctccaggaggcaAGAGAAGGGCCAACAGGAAGAGTAGGGCCTGCATTTTCCCACTGGTGCAGTCTATTCCCCGTTCTCTGCTGTGTGCTTACCTGGTCCCTGCTTTTATAGTTCCAAAccaggagaaagggagggcagGAAACCACCAAGCTGGCCTGGTCAAGCTTTATCTTCCTAATCAGAAATTCTCATGACTCTGCTCTCTGCTGGTGTTGAATCTGTGACCAGATCCTGAGAGTCCTGGATCCCATGATGAGGTGCCTACTCCACCCTCCAAAACTTATCCTCAGAGGCAGACAGGAACACATATCCTGGGGGACCTGTTCAGGAATCAGCCAGTTTATTGTCAGCTTTGAGGTCCCTGTAGTGTATGTGTAGTGATCCTCCTCTGCCGTGCTTGCACAAACACAGGCATCTctggtgtgagtgtgtacatTTTACTTACAAAGCCTGTGGTGGGCTCATTGAGCCTGACGGACTTCATATGTGTTGTCAAGGGGGATGGAATCTCTGATTTATTTTAATGAGTAGTAGATGACAGAATGTGgttgagagggaagaaagaatgggGAGAGTGTATTGAATACACAGATACCAGGTAGGATGGACACCTTCAGATGgtagttctcacccttcctaatgcccTGAGCATTTAATGCTGCTCCTTGTGGAGTGACGAACTCCAACCAtaaattattgttgttgctaCACTTAATTAGTTAGTTTCAGAATCTTATAAATTTCAGTTCCAGTGGGATGAACAGAAAACACCTCCGAAGACAAAAGTACCACATCTATGCTCTGTATGGGATCTCAGGGTTTCTGTCTATACACCGAGAGCCATATGGGCTTGAAAACAACATAGCATGTATGCAGATCAGTATATGAGGCTGTACTTGTGCTTTCATTATTTCATGTATCACTGGAAATCAAACAGTGCTCTCAGATAAACAGGAACATATTCTTGATTAGAAGTTTTATTCTTGCTTATTTGATTACAAGCTGAAATGCTGTGCATTATATCATTATATCTCTGGTCTGAGCTTTCTTTAGATCCCATCCACCCTAAGTATAAgtgtttccattttacagatgagaaaatcgAGCCTTGACAAAATGTCATAgtcagctgggcgatggtggcgcacgcctttaatcccagcactcgggaggcagaagcaggaggatctctgtgagttcgagaccagcctggtctacaagagctagttccaggacaggctccaaagccacagagaaaccctgtctcgaaaaaccaaaaaaaaaaaaaaagacaaagacaaaatgtCATAGTCATTAAATACCAAAAGTTGATCTGAATTCAGTAGCTGCTTAACTCCATTCCAATAACTGTTCTTCATGCCAGCCTGCTTTGCTTGAttgcaaaaacaaagcaagagcaAGCAAACAGACGGACCCTGAGGGGTTCAGTTCACCTCTCCTCAAGCTCATCAGTGATGACCTTAGAACAGAGCCCATGTGTTACACTGCACACATATGTTATACTGCTCACATATGTTGCACTGCTCACGTATGTTAGGTTGCTCACATGGGTTACACCATGCATGTATGTTGCACTTTTCCTGCATGTTGAGCTACTCACATGGGAAGCACTGCTCACATGTCTTATGTTGCTTATGTATGTTGTATTGCTCACCTCTTATGCATAGCCCAAATGTGTTATATCACTCATATATGGTGCtcacatacattacaccacaaACGTGTGCTATAACTCTCATGTAGGCTTCCCCTCTGGACTGGACCCTGAAGAATAGAGATCCTCACTGAACATAAGAACAGGGGGCCTTTCCTGTTCACCAGTCTAGACATAGTTAAAGATCTCACAGATGCTGTTGTAAATGAAAGGAGTAGCTGTAGGCATGGCGTGATTATTTATGGCATGCAGAGTATTGTTGCCACTTAACCAATGTCAGACATGGCTATCTACATTGAAAGATAAGGCTTTGCGTGACCAAGCAGTATAACCTCAGATCTTAAGAGTATAAAGTGGTTAGTTCATTGTGTCTAAGTACTCAAGAACATAGGCAAAGAAAAGGGATTTGAATGgtgttttgtctaaataaaaatgaggaattttttaaagataaaggtAATTTCTTTTGaggaattttcaaagaataaaatatcatGGAATTGGATTAACGTAGCATCTCAAACAAGCACTTGTCCAGACGTGAAGACTATATGTCTCAATCAACTATACAGTTGGCATTGACATTCTGGAATCTTAGAGCTTGGAAGAAAAATTCTAGATCTGGAATAAAAAGAGTTATTGATTATCGTACAGAGCCTCAACTAGTTCCCAGGATTGGGCCTGAACATCAGATCGCCATGCATGATAGAGGCTGGTGCCCTTGAAGAAAGTCCTGGACCCAGCTTGTGTTTCCTTCCTGTGCTGCTCCCTTAGAGCTACAAGGGGCTGTCTAAGCAGATTTATATGGATTATAGAAAAAATAGAAGAtcatgttttttattattgtttattactCCAGACAGGATCTGTCTGGAAAATACTTTGTAACCCTCCCCCCAAATTATCCTGTGAATCCCTAGTTAGGGAATTGGCTTTGGAGATGGCTCACTCACTAGGTCCCAAATGAAGTCTATCTTTCTCTCTAGTTCCTGATCAGAGTTAGGAGAGAAATAGTCCCCAATTGTCATTATCCCTGTAGTGGTGGCCTGATTCAGGAAGTGACCTTAGAGACACGTGGAAAACATCAcatctgcctctacctaccaAAAGCCAACCAGAtgaatattaagcaaggaattaTCTGGAGGTCAGTGAAATAACACGTTAttgaacacagaagaaaaggtgATTCCTGCTATAGGTCCTTCTAACATATCCTTTTGCATCTTGCAGAACTACAATGAATTATTATAAACTTCTCCAGGTGGCAACACCAGCTGTAGTTACTTTTAGTGTAAGTTTCATTATTGCTGCAAATGATGCATCCATTGCAGCTATCACTTTGAGGAAAACATCAGCATGCATCTGTAGGAGCAGTAACATCTATTGCAGAGAGACCAGTCATGTGACACTGATGCTATCATGCTCATTGGACTTGGAGTGAATGAGATAGAAACTACTATAGACACCTAGGGAAGAAACATTCTTACCTCAAAGtaggaaataaatctaaaatattgtGGAATAagctttttgtatactgtgaagatgtgtcgcTGCCAAGGctccttctgattggtttaaaaaGAGCTGActcatgaatgaataaacaacagATGATAGGCacctcacttaggatgtttttttctggttccatccatttacatgcaaatttcaagatgtcattattttttattgctgaatagtactccattgtgtaaatgtaccatattttccttattcattctttggttgaggggcatctaggttgtttctaggttctggttattacaaataatgctgccatgagcAGAGTTTAATAAATGTCATTGTAGtttgattgagtatcctttggatataggcccaagagtggtattgctgggtctttaggTAGGTGGatacccaattttctgagaaactgccatactgatttcagAAGTGGTTTACattttgcattctcaccagcaatggaggactgTTCCCCATACTCAGCATCCTCTCAAGCATAAgcttcattggtgtttttgatattagccattctgacttgtataagatggtatctcagagttgttttgatttgcattgccagctggctaaggatattgaatatttccttaagtgtcttttggccatttgagattcttctgttgagaattctctatttagatatgGACctcattttaaattggattatttggtattttgatgtctaatttcttgagttctttatatatgttgGTATTCATATATAAACACCTCtttttgatgtggggttggtgaaaatctttttccattcagtaggctgcctttttgtcttactgactctgccctttgctttacagaagcttctcagcttcaggacatctcatttattaattgttctcagtgtctgtgctaataGTGTTGtctttaggaagtagtctcctttACTGATGCATTGAATGctacttaccactttctcttctatcaggttcagtgtagtcagatttatattgaggtctttaatccatttggacttgagtgagttttgtacatggtgatagatatggatctatttttagtCTTCTACATGTGACATCCAGTTAttctagcaccatttgttgaagatgctttctttttccactgtgtaattttagcttctttgtaaaagaaaaataaggtgttcattgttgtgtggattaatatataggtcttcgattcaattccattagtcaacttgtctttttttctttatttattgtttttattgagttatatatattttccccatttccctcccttccttttccctccccttctaccctctcccatggtccccatgctctcaatttactcaggggttcttgtctttttctactttccatgtagattagatccatgtatgtctctcttagggtccttattgttgtctaggttttatgggattgtgaattataggctgatttttctttgctttatgtccaaaagccacttatgagtgagtaaatatgatatttgtttttctgggtctgctTTATGTCAATCAATATGATGTTtactagatccatccatttgttcacaattttcaagatgtcattattctttctgctgtattgtgtaagtgtactctgttttccttatccattcttcagtctaggggcatttaggtcatttccaggttctggatatgacaaataatgctgctatgaacataggtgagcacatgtctttgttgtacaattgagcatcctttggatataaacccaaaagtggcattgctttttctattatgtggaacaatttgaagagtataattgttaactcttctttgacgttctggtagaattcttcactgaAGCCATCGGCCCCTGGGCTTTTGGGGGTTGGGAATCTtctgatgactgcttctatttcattgcAGCTTATagatctatttacattgttcacctgttcttgatttaattttggtatgtgatacttatccagaaaattgtccatttcttttacattttccaacttggTGGAGTACGGGATTTTGTAGtatgacccaatgattctctggatttccctgTTTTCtgctgttatgtccccttttcacttctgattttgttaaaattgggtattctctctctgcctttagaTTAGTTTGGATGactgtctattttgttgattttctcaaagaacaagctTTTGTTTCACTAATTCATTGTACcgttctcctttttctgttttattgatttcagctctcaatttcctgctgtctactcctcctgaatgagtttgcttctttttgttctagtgctttcaagtgtgctgttaa
Above is a window of Microtus pennsylvanicus isolate mMicPen1 chromosome 15, mMicPen1.hap1, whole genome shotgun sequence DNA encoding:
- the LOC142835573 gene encoding mast cell protease 1-like, whose product is MQALLFLLALLLPPGAGAEEIIGGMESIPHSRPYLAHLEIVIDRVTTINCGGFLISEEFVMTAAHCKGREIIVTLGAHDVSKTESTQQKIKVEKQIIHPNYNVYPHLHDIMLLKLQRKAKITPAVAKILLPSPHDSIKPGHMCLAAGWGKTGVNDPLSDKLREVTLRIMEKEACKHYLNYRDDFQVCVGRPGNIQSVFQGDSGGPLVCAGVAHGIVSYGRNDAKPPAVFTRTSGYVPWVNAVIREHS